The Acidimicrobiales bacterium genome has a window encoding:
- a CDS encoding carboxypeptidase-like regulatory domain-containing protein produces MSGDQKRDAGATLVEYALGAALILVVGIGAFNFLSSEATQQANTQAECISSRPPPPGCVRTPVPAPVGPTTTGVAPTTTLTPPSTDPPASTTTTAPPPTSTVVGGPAVSQIIVGDPLGRWEISAPITVTDPGGQPVAGAVVEGRIELGRQPFVVGCTTDAAGTCNITFGPIPAGETSLRLTVVSVQSDPPAALPLPVYPVIPKP; encoded by the coding sequence ATGAGCGGTGATCAGAAGCGAGACGCAGGGGCCACCCTGGTGGAGTACGCCCTCGGTGCGGCGCTGATCCTCGTCGTCGGCATCGGCGCGTTCAACTTCCTCTCCTCGGAGGCCACCCAGCAGGCCAACACCCAGGCGGAGTGCATCTCGAGCCGGCCGCCCCCGCCGGGATGCGTGCGCACCCCGGTGCCGGCGCCGGTCGGGCCCACCACCACCGGCGTGGCGCCCACCACCACCCTCACCCCGCCGTCCACCGATCCGCCTGCGAGCACCACGACGACCGCCCCGCCCCCCACCTCGACGGTCGTCGGCGGCCCGGCGGTGAGCCAGATCATCGTCGGCGACCCGTTGGGCCGATGGGAGATCAGCGCGCCGATCACCGTCACCGACCCCGGCGGCCAGCCCGTGGCCGGCGCCGTCGTCGAGGGCCGCATCGAGCTGGGTCGCCAGCCGTTCGTGGTCGGGTGCACCACCGACGCCGCCGGCACGTGCAACATCACCTTCGGGCCCATCCCCGCCGGCGAGACCAGCCTGCGCCTCACCGTCGTCTCCGTGCAGTCCGACCCGCCGGCCGCCCTGCCGCTGCCGGTGTACCCGGTGATCCCCAAGCCATGA
- a CDS encoding HD domain-containing protein yields MVAVPPTPRQAAWAATMRRAPSAGGVVLAHGDGPGTAVLGGVVGREAREAREDATLSDGATRSSGAGRRAREEAPDPLRTCFERDRDRILHATAFRRLAGKTQVFVFPDDHQRTRLTHALEVAQVATAVARAVGLNVALTEAIALGHDCGHGPGGHASEDAFDSFVPEGYHHAVWGADVVLAPLNLCAETLDGIRSHSWSLPAPSTPEGAVVSWADRCAYSAHDLEDAAGAGIVRPDELPASVVDVLGATRPSQLGALIGALVDTITTTGVVGMDPVHADALADLRRFNYERIYNRPDSAAQGAAVAQLLRALVEHLAADPTLLPPDADRDDPVRAAVTYVAGMTDRFAFDAAVRLLDWPVDRLPQGIDSEGPRRTRS; encoded by the coding sequence ATGGTTGCCGTCCCTCCCACCCCCCGCCAAGCCGCGTGGGCGGCCACCATGCGCCGTGCGCCCTCGGCCGGAGGGGTGGTGCTGGCCCACGGCGATGGTCCTGGTACCGCCGTGCTCGGCGGCGTGGTGGGACGCGAGGCGCGCGAGGCACGCGAGGACGCCACGTTGAGCGACGGGGCCACCCGTTCGAGCGGTGCGGGTCGTCGGGCGCGGGAGGAGGCCCCCGATCCCCTGCGGACCTGCTTCGAACGCGACCGCGACCGCATCCTGCACGCCACCGCGTTCCGCCGCCTGGCCGGCAAGACCCAGGTGTTCGTGTTCCCCGACGACCACCAGCGCACCCGCCTCACCCACGCCCTCGAGGTGGCGCAGGTGGCCACCGCCGTCGCCCGGGCGGTGGGGCTCAACGTGGCCCTCACCGAGGCCATCGCCCTCGGCCACGACTGCGGCCACGGGCCCGGCGGCCACGCCAGCGAGGACGCCTTCGACAGCTTCGTGCCCGAGGGCTACCACCACGCCGTCTGGGGGGCCGACGTCGTCCTCGCCCCGCTCAACCTGTGCGCCGAGACCCTCGACGGCATCCGCAGCCACTCCTGGTCGCTCCCGGCGCCGTCCACCCCCGAGGGGGCGGTGGTGAGCTGGGCGGACCGCTGCGCCTACAGCGCCCACGACCTCGAGGACGCCGCCGGCGCGGGCATCGTGCGCCCCGACGAGCTCCCCGCCTCGGTCGTCGACGTGCTCGGCGCCACCCGGCCGAGCCAGCTCGGCGCGCTGATCGGCGCCCTCGTCGACACCATCACCACCACCGGCGTGGTCGGCATGGACCCGGTCCACGCCGACGCCCTCGCCGACCTCCGCCGCTTCAACTACGAGCGCATCTACAACCGCCCCGACTCGGCGGCCCAGGGCGCCGCGGTGGCACAGCTGCTGCGGGCCCTCGTCGAGCACCTCGCCGCCGACCCGACCCTCCTGCCGCCCGACGCCGACCGCGACGATCCTGTCCGCGCCGCGGTCACCTACGTGGCCGGGATGACGGACCGCTTCGCCTTCGACGCCGCGGTGCGACTCCTCGACTGGCCGGTCGACCGGCTCCCGCAGGGCATCGACAGCGAAGGTCCCCGCCGGACCCGGTCCTGA
- the rpmA gene encoding 50S ribosomal protein L27, translating into MSKTKGGGSTRNGRDSQAQRLGVKRFDGQAVNAGTILVRQRGTRIHPGENVGKGSDDTLFATAAGTVKFGQRNGRKLVDILPS; encoded by the coding sequence ATGTCCAAGACCAAGGGCGGCGGGTCCACCCGCAACGGACGCGACTCCCAGGCCCAGCGCCTCGGGGTGAAGCGCTTCGACGGTCAGGCCGTCAACGCCGGCACCATCCTGGTGCGCCAGCGCGGCACCCGTATCCACCCCGGTGAGAACGTGGGCAAGGGCAGCGACGACACCCTCTTCGCCACGGCGGCCGGCACGGTGAAGTTCGGGCAGCGCAACGGGCGCAAGCTCGTCGACATCCTGCCCAGCTGA
- the rplU gene encoding 50S ribosomal protein L21 encodes MYAVIQSGGKQYRVEEGQRLEVERLGDVDEVSLTPVLVVDGDAVLATPAQLSGASVTARVVGEAKGPKITGFTYKNKSNQRRRWGHRQQYATIEITGITKG; translated from the coding sequence ATGTATGCCGTGATCCAGAGTGGTGGCAAGCAGTATCGCGTCGAGGAAGGGCAGCGTCTCGAGGTCGAGCGCCTCGGTGACGTCGACGAGGTCTCGTTGACCCCGGTCCTCGTCGTCGACGGCGACGCCGTGCTGGCCACCCCGGCCCAGCTGTCGGGCGCCAGCGTCACCGCCCGCGTGGTGGGGGAGGCCAAGGGGCCCAAGATCACCGGCTTCACGTACAAGAACAAGTCGAACCAGCGTCGCCGGTGGGGCCATCGCCAGCAGTACGCCACCATCGAGATCACCGGCATCACGAAGGGCTGA
- a CDS encoding Rne/Rng family ribonuclease, which produces MPDPTVDHTPSNLDPAPASPPSPEPAPRPAPSEGAAAVDPGASAAGRPGPDAGGEGPPRPKRRRGSRGGRSRGRGPGGDAGRPDDDAPDGAGSDLDDDRIPELPDRHFEGKPQDPAVAERALVKRPKIGDSRPAPVVEPGSPGGQGGSGRSGGAGGGRARKGGAAEDGSAGQGSKSGSRRRRGGRGKGSGGGRPSGPAATPVEAILGGDAPELDEETLDRRRGRERKGRPVGRYLMAVSVRPTATQIAVLEGRNLIEHYVSRPADDVAQIHGNIYLGKVQNVLPGMEAAFVDIATPKNAVLYRGDVQYDAEDIEKGGNARIEQILKPKQTIICQVTKNPIAHKGARLTQEVSLPGRFVVLIPNSSTYGISKRLADDERKRLRSILDKVKPPQHGVIVRTAAEGVTSEEISADVTRLLSQWEQIEQLAAKVQSPALLYREPDMAVRVIREEFNDDYRGIVIDDQQLYTEVRDYVASISPALADRVQFFDPATEPLSIFERHHVHEQLHKALDPKVWLPSGGSLIIEHTEALTVIDVNTGKNVGSSSLEETVFRNNLEAAVEIAKQLRLRDIGGIIVIDFIDMEIRKNRDEVITVFRDALARDKTRTQVFDISELGLVEMTRKRIGEGLLESFSSRCPECEGRGLLIDRALLD; this is translated from the coding sequence ATGCCCGACCCCACGGTCGACCACACCCCGTCGAACCTCGATCCCGCTCCGGCGTCGCCGCCGTCGCCTGAACCGGCGCCCCGACCGGCGCCCTCCGAGGGCGCCGCGGCCGTGGACCCGGGCGCCTCTGCGGCCGGCCGGCCCGGTCCGGACGCCGGCGGCGAGGGTCCACCCCGGCCCAAGCGCCGTCGGGGATCCCGGGGCGGCCGCAGCCGCGGCCGTGGCCCCGGGGGCGATGCCGGCCGCCCCGACGACGACGCCCCCGACGGGGCGGGGAGCGATCTCGACGACGACCGGATCCCCGAGTTGCCCGATCGCCACTTCGAGGGCAAGCCCCAGGATCCGGCCGTGGCCGAGCGGGCCCTCGTGAAGCGGCCCAAGATCGGTGACAGCCGTCCCGCTCCCGTGGTCGAGCCCGGGAGCCCGGGAGGCCAGGGCGGCTCGGGACGCTCCGGCGGTGCAGGCGGCGGTCGGGCCCGCAAGGGCGGTGCCGCCGAGGACGGATCTGCCGGCCAGGGCTCGAAATCCGGGTCGCGGCGCCGGCGCGGCGGCCGCGGCAAGGGCAGCGGCGGCGGGCGCCCGAGCGGCCCGGCGGCGACCCCCGTCGAGGCCATCCTCGGCGGCGACGCGCCCGAGCTCGACGAGGAGACGCTGGACCGGCGTCGGGGTCGGGAGCGCAAGGGCCGCCCTGTCGGGCGCTACCTCATGGCCGTCAGCGTGCGCCCCACAGCCACGCAGATCGCCGTGCTCGAGGGGCGCAACCTCATCGAGCACTACGTGTCGCGTCCCGCCGACGACGTCGCCCAGATCCACGGCAACATCTACCTGGGGAAGGTCCAGAACGTCCTCCCCGGCATGGAGGCGGCGTTCGTCGACATCGCCACCCCGAAGAACGCCGTGCTCTACCGCGGCGACGTCCAGTACGACGCGGAGGACATCGAGAAGGGCGGCAACGCCCGCATCGAGCAGATCCTCAAGCCCAAGCAGACGATCATCTGCCAGGTCACCAAGAACCCGATCGCCCACAAGGGCGCCCGCCTCACCCAGGAGGTCTCCCTCCCCGGTCGGTTCGTGGTGCTCATCCCCAACTCGTCGACCTACGGCATCTCGAAGCGGCTCGCCGACGACGAGCGCAAGCGCCTCCGGTCGATCCTCGACAAGGTGAAGCCGCCCCAGCACGGGGTGATCGTGCGCACCGCCGCCGAAGGGGTCACATCCGAGGAGATCTCCGCCGACGTCACCCGCCTGCTGTCGCAGTGGGAGCAGATCGAGCAGCTCGCCGCCAAGGTGCAGAGCCCGGCGCTGCTGTACCGCGAGCCCGACATGGCCGTCCGGGTCATCCGCGAGGAGTTCAACGACGACTACCGGGGCATCGTCATCGACGACCAGCAGCTCTACACCGAGGTGCGTGACTACGTCGCCAGCATCTCCCCGGCGCTGGCCGACCGGGTGCAGTTCTTCGACCCCGCCACCGAACCGCTGTCGATCTTCGAGCGCCACCACGTCCACGAGCAGCTCCACAAGGCCCTCGACCCGAAGGTGTGGCTCCCTTCGGGCGGGTCGCTCATCATCGAGCACACCGAGGCCCTGACCGTCATCGACGTGAACACCGGCAAGAACGTGGGCTCGTCGAGCCTCGAGGAGACGGTGTTCCGCAACAACCTCGAAGCCGCGGTGGAGATCGCCAAGCAGCTCCGCCTGCGCGACATCGGCGGGATCATCGTCATCGACTTCATCGACATGGAGATCCGCAAGAACCGCGACGAGGTCATCACCGTGTTCCGCGACGCCCTCGCCCGGGACAAGACCCGCACCCAGGTGTTCGACATCTCCGAGCTGGGCCTGGTGGAGATGACCCGCAAGCGGATCGGGGAGGGTCTGCTCGAGTCGTTCTCCAGCCGGTGCCCGGAGTGCGAGGGCCGGGGTCTGCTCATCGACAGGGCGCTGCTCGACTGA
- a CDS encoding TIGR03936 family radical SAM-associated protein: MRIRVRYRKQGKVRFTSHRDVARIWERALRRAELPVASSQGFSPRPKLHFGLALSTGHESLGEYLDVDLTEPEADTVDLAALPELLTPLLPPGLDVEWVAAVDPGEPSLQEAVTSSVWRIEVPGADPADLVARVEALLARPTIPVTRERKGKPVTDDLRPGILGLVVLGATPDDAPEPGAVLEAELATHPRSVRPAELLVAFDPPLEEGRVCRIHQWITTDGATREPLAPLGAPSPAQPTARAS; encoded by the coding sequence GTGAGGATCCGGGTGCGCTACCGCAAGCAGGGCAAGGTCCGTTTCACGAGCCATCGCGACGTCGCCCGGATCTGGGAGCGGGCCCTGCGTCGGGCCGAGCTGCCGGTGGCCAGCAGCCAGGGCTTCTCGCCCCGACCGAAGCTGCACTTCGGCCTGGCGCTCTCGACGGGCCACGAATCGCTGGGGGAGTACCTCGACGTCGACCTCACCGAGCCCGAGGCCGACACCGTCGACCTGGCCGCGCTGCCCGAGCTCCTCACCCCGCTGCTCCCCCCCGGCCTCGACGTGGAGTGGGTGGCCGCGGTCGATCCCGGCGAGCCGTCGCTCCAGGAGGCGGTCACCTCGAGCGTCTGGCGCATCGAGGTGCCCGGCGCCGATCCGGCCGACCTCGTGGCGAGGGTCGAGGCCCTCCTCGCCCGCCCCACCATCCCGGTGACCCGGGAGCGCAAGGGCAAGCCGGTCACCGACGACCTCCGGCCGGGCATCCTCGGACTGGTCGTGCTCGGCGCGACACCCGACGACGCCCCCGAGCCGGGTGCCGTCCTCGAGGCCGAGCTGGCCACCCACCCCCGTTCCGTGCGACCGGCAGAGCTGCTGGTCGCGTTCGACCCGCCCCTCGAAGAGGGTCGGGTCTGTCGCATCCACCAATGGATCACCACCGACGGCGCGACGCGGGAGCCCCTGGCCCCGCTCGGCGCGCCGTCGCCGGCGCAACCCACGGCGCGCGCCTCATGA
- a CDS encoding TIGR03960 family B12-binding radical SAM protein, with protein MNGLWTQLEPLLAKVAKPARYIGLEDGAQRPDHDPRQVAWLLAYPDTYEIGLPNQGLQILYELLNEHPDAVAERTYAPWVDLDGLLRANRLPLFSLDTHRPATDFDVIGFNLSAELTYTNLLNMVDLAGVPVRVADRRPEHPLVAAGGHCTYNPEPLADFLDFVVLGDGEEVVGEITDVLASWKASGRTEGSREGVLRELAGVTGVYVPSLYDVVYDAERLVSVTPRHPDVPELVEKRTVADLADWPYPRNQLVPLTEVVHDRLNVEVFRGCTRGCRFCQAGMITRPVRERPADQVRTMVTEGLKRTGYDEVALTSLSTADFSGIEALVGDIVTSTDDGPPVSVSLPSLRVDAFGVGIATQLQRARRTGLTFAPEAGTWRMRQVINKLIREEDLYSAVDAAYANGWRRMKLYFLTGLPTETDEDTLGIGELARNCVELGRAHTKSPSVTVSVGGFVPKPFTPFQWFGQNTVEELRRKINLLRDDTRRSNGVQVKWHDPKATLIEGVMSRGDRRLGPVIEEVWRRGGTFQEWNERFDLDLWLSVMAEQGISPDWYAHRHRTEDEVLPWDHLSAGLHKDFLWQDWRDALAEVGLPDCRWTPCYDCGACTGYSIEHIVASATPPAGGSQGTGQDLTAVPVALGRRPAGTGVAP; from the coding sequence ATGAACGGTTTGTGGACCCAGCTGGAACCCCTGCTGGCCAAGGTCGCCAAACCCGCCCGCTACATCGGCCTCGAGGACGGTGCGCAGCGGCCCGACCACGATCCCCGTCAGGTCGCGTGGCTGCTCGCCTACCCCGACACCTATGAGATCGGTCTGCCCAACCAGGGCCTGCAGATCCTCTACGAACTGCTCAACGAGCACCCCGATGCGGTGGCGGAACGCACCTACGCCCCGTGGGTCGACCTCGACGGGCTCCTGCGCGCCAATCGCCTGCCGCTGTTCTCGCTCGACACCCACCGGCCGGCCACCGACTTCGACGTCATCGGGTTCAACCTCTCGGCCGAGCTCACCTACACGAACCTGTTGAACATGGTCGACCTCGCCGGGGTGCCGGTGCGCGTCGCCGACCGCCGTCCCGAGCACCCGCTCGTCGCCGCCGGCGGCCACTGCACCTACAACCCCGAGCCCCTCGCCGACTTCCTCGACTTCGTCGTGCTCGGCGACGGCGAGGAGGTCGTCGGTGAGATCACCGACGTGCTGGCGTCGTGGAAGGCGTCCGGGCGCACCGAGGGCTCCCGGGAGGGTGTGCTGCGAGAGCTGGCCGGCGTCACCGGCGTGTACGTGCCCTCGCTCTACGACGTCGTCTATGACGCCGAGCGGCTCGTGTCCGTGACCCCCCGCCACCCCGACGTGCCCGAGCTCGTCGAGAAGCGCACCGTGGCCGACCTCGCCGACTGGCCCTACCCCAGGAACCAGCTCGTCCCGCTCACCGAGGTCGTCCACGATCGCCTCAACGTCGAGGTGTTCCGGGGCTGCACCCGTGGATGCCGGTTCTGTCAGGCCGGCATGATCACCCGCCCGGTGCGCGAACGCCCGGCCGACCAGGTGCGCACCATGGTCACCGAGGGCCTGAAGCGCACCGGCTACGACGAGGTGGCCCTCACGTCGCTGTCCACCGCCGACTTCTCCGGCATCGAGGCCCTCGTCGGCGACATCGTCACCTCCACCGACGACGGGCCGCCCGTGTCGGTCTCGTTGCCGTCGCTGCGGGTCGACGCCTTCGGCGTCGGCATCGCCACCCAGCTCCAGCGGGCCCGTCGGACGGGCCTCACCTTCGCACCCGAGGCCGGTACCTGGCGGATGCGCCAGGTCATCAACAAGCTCATCCGCGAGGAGGACCTCTACAGCGCCGTCGACGCCGCCTACGCCAACGGGTGGCGCCGGATGAAGCTGTACTTCCTCACCGGGCTGCCGACCGAGACCGACGAGGACACACTCGGCATCGGCGAGCTGGCCCGCAACTGCGTCGAGCTCGGCAGGGCCCACACCAAGAGCCCGTCGGTCACCGTGTCGGTGGGCGGGTTCGTGCCCAAGCCGTTCACCCCGTTCCAGTGGTTCGGCCAGAACACCGTCGAGGAGCTGCGGCGCAAGATCAACCTGCTGCGCGACGACACCCGGCGCTCGAACGGGGTGCAGGTCAAGTGGCACGACCCGAAGGCGACCCTCATCGAAGGGGTGATGAGCCGCGGCGACCGGCGCCTCGGCCCCGTCATCGAGGAGGTGTGGCGCCGAGGCGGCACGTTCCAGGAGTGGAACGAGCGCTTCGACCTCGACCTGTGGCTGTCGGTCATGGCCGAGCAGGGCATCTCGCCGGACTGGTACGCCCACCGTCACCGCACCGAGGACGAGGTCCTGCCCTGGGACCACCTCTCCGCCGGGCTGCACAAGGACTTCCTCTGGCAGGACTGGCGTGACGCCCTGGCCGAGGTCGGCCTGCCCGACTGCCGCTGGACCCCCTGCTACGACTGCGGGGCGTGCACGGGGTACTCGATCGAGCACATCGTGGCCTCGGCCACACCGCCGGCGGGCGGATCCCAGGGCACCGGGCAGGACCTCACGGCGGTGCCCGTCGCCCTCGGACGGCGTCCCGCGGGGACGGGGGTGGCCCCGTGA
- the aspS gene encoding aspartate--tRNA ligase, translating into MSTDTPLPMRTDRCGTLRAEDVGRRVALCGWVARRREHGEHLAFLDLRDHTGVVQCVVDGAAELRSEYVVRVVGVVRARPEGTDNPALDTGAVEVGECTVEVLNVAEPPPFQLDDRVEVDEMVRLAHRYVDLRTERMQRNLRVRAKVNGALRRAMDDQGFVEVETPMLIASTPEGARDFVVPSRQSPGEFYALPQSPQLFKQLCMVGGVDRYYQIARCLRDEDLRADRQFEFMQLDAEASFVTQDEVLEFISVAVSAAVEAVSGSPVGDIPTLTWHDAQERFGSDKPDTRFGMELVELTGLFAETGFNAFKAPCVKGLRVPDGASFTRSRLDDLTDRAKRWGAKGLVWMRVRDSGELESPVAKFLSEDELRGLVDATGAVTGDLLLLVADERPAVRHVLGLLRLELGRPPVTEGGLRFLWVVDFPLFEEIGDDGRPVPAHHPFTMPHPDDVGLLDAADPHDLLAVRSQAYDLVLNGWELGSGSVRIHQRDVQQRMFALLGISADTAQERFGFLLDAFRFGAPPHAGFAFGIDRLVALLAGEENIREVIAFPKTQSGADPLTKAPTPIDPAQLEELGLRLLPPAPAD; encoded by the coding sequence GTGAGCACCGACACCCCACTCCCCATGCGCACCGATCGCTGCGGCACCCTTCGCGCCGAGGACGTCGGGCGACGGGTGGCGCTGTGCGGGTGGGTGGCCCGACGCCGCGAGCACGGCGAGCACCTCGCCTTCCTCGACCTGCGCGACCACACCGGGGTCGTCCAGTGCGTCGTCGACGGTGCCGCCGAGCTCCGGTCCGAGTACGTCGTGCGCGTCGTGGGCGTGGTCCGGGCCCGACCCGAGGGCACCGACAACCCGGCGCTCGACACCGGTGCCGTCGAGGTGGGGGAGTGCACGGTCGAGGTCCTCAACGTCGCCGAGCCGCCGCCGTTCCAGCTCGACGACCGGGTCGAGGTCGACGAGATGGTCCGCCTCGCCCACCGCTACGTCGACCTGCGCACCGAGCGGATGCAGCGCAACCTGCGCGTCCGCGCCAAGGTCAACGGCGCCCTGCGCCGCGCCATGGACGACCAGGGCTTCGTCGAGGTCGAGACACCGATGCTGATCGCCTCCACCCCCGAGGGGGCGCGTGACTTCGTCGTGCCGAGTCGCCAGTCGCCGGGCGAGTTCTACGCCCTGCCCCAGAGCCCCCAGCTCTTCAAGCAGCTCTGCATGGTCGGCGGTGTCGACCGCTACTACCAGATCGCCCGTTGCCTACGCGACGAGGACCTGCGCGCCGATCGGCAGTTCGAGTTCATGCAGCTCGACGCCGAGGCCAGCTTCGTGACCCAGGACGAGGTGCTCGAGTTCATCTCCGTGGCGGTCAGCGCCGCAGTGGAGGCGGTCAGCGGTTCGCCGGTGGGTGACATCCCGACCCTCACCTGGCACGACGCCCAGGAGCGCTTCGGTTCCGACAAGCCCGACACCCGCTTCGGCATGGAGCTCGTCGAGCTGACCGGGCTCTTCGCCGAGACAGGGTTCAACGCCTTCAAGGCCCCCTGCGTGAAGGGCCTCCGGGTCCCCGACGGCGCGTCCTTCACGCGCTCGCGGCTCGATGACCTGACCGACCGGGCCAAGCGCTGGGGGGCCAAGGGCCTCGTGTGGATGCGCGTCCGCGACAGCGGGGAGCTCGAGTCGCCGGTCGCCAAGTTCCTCTCCGAGGACGAGCTGCGCGGCCTCGTCGACGCCACCGGCGCCGTCACCGGCGACCTGTTGCTGCTCGTGGCCGACGAGCGCCCCGCGGTGCGCCACGTGCTGGGGCTCCTGCGTCTCGAGCTCGGCCGCCCGCCGGTCACCGAGGGGGGCCTCCGGTTCCTCTGGGTCGTCGACTTCCCGCTGTTCGAGGAGATCGGCGACGACGGGCGACCGGTGCCCGCCCACCACCCCTTCACGATGCCCCACCCGGACGACGTCGGGCTCCTCGACGCCGCTGATCCGCACGACCTGCTGGCCGTCCGCTCCCAGGCCTACGACCTCGTCCTGAACGGTTGGGAGCTCGGCTCCGGCAGCGTCCGTATCCACCAGCGCGACGTCCAGCAGCGCATGTTCGCCCTCCTCGGCATCAGCGCCGACACCGCGCAGGAGCGTTTCGGGTTCCTCCTCGACGCCTTCCGCTTCGGGGCCCCACCCCATGCCGGCTTCGCGTTCGGCATCGACCGTCTCGTGGCCCTGCTCGCCGGCGAGGAGAACATCCGCGAGGTCATCGCCTTCCCCAAGACCCAGTCCGGCGCGGACCCGTTGACCAAGGCGCCGACGCCGATCGACCCGGCCCAGCTCGAGGAGCTGGGCCTGCGGCTCCTGCCGCCCGCCCCGGCCGACTGA
- the hisS gene encoding histidine--tRNA ligase — protein MSEPSARRVEPFQAPTGTRDVLPPESGRWQQLVATFADHVGRAGYGLLQSPMFEEFAVFARVGEGTDVVRKEMYDFLDKGDRHLALRPEGTASVVRAFVQHRPATPWKVWYAAPSFRYERPQAGRFRQHHQLGIEALGSADPDLDVEVIVLLHDFYRSLGLRRVELVLNSMGTAEDRRRYVDDVRSHLVGIIGDLDPTDAEKVEAHPLRVLDSKRPTTIAATVDAPRITDRLGDDALARFGRVQAGLRSAGVEFRIEPRLVRGLDYYTHTTFEFTSGALDAAQSTIGGGGRYDGLAESLGGPDTPGIGFGSGIERVLATCDAEGVFAATPGEVAVFVVDTAGGDTARDLCVELRRHGVAADRAFDGRSMKSQMKAADRAGAAFVAIVGPDELAAGTVTVREMAGERTQEPVPRADVVDHVRARLAT, from the coding sequence GTGTCCGAACCGTCCGCCCGCCGTGTCGAGCCCTTCCAGGCGCCCACCGGCACGCGTGACGTCCTCCCTCCCGAGTCGGGCCGCTGGCAGCAGCTGGTGGCGACCTTCGCCGACCACGTGGGTCGGGCCGGCTACGGGCTGCTCCAGAGCCCGATGTTCGAGGAGTTCGCCGTCTTCGCCCGCGTCGGTGAGGGCACCGACGTGGTGCGCAAGGAGATGTACGACTTCCTCGACAAGGGCGACCGCCACCTCGCCCTGCGCCCGGAGGGCACGGCGTCGGTGGTGCGGGCCTTCGTCCAGCACCGCCCGGCGACGCCATGGAAGGTCTGGTACGCCGCGCCCAGCTTCCGCTACGAGCGGCCCCAGGCGGGCCGGTTCCGCCAGCACCACCAGCTCGGCATCGAGGCCCTGGGCAGCGCCGACCCGGACCTCGACGTCGAGGTCATCGTCCTGCTCCACGACTTCTACCGGTCGCTCGGCCTGCGCCGGGTCGAGCTGGTGCTCAACTCCATGGGCACCGCCGAGGACCGGCGCCGCTACGTCGACGACGTCCGCAGCCACCTCGTCGGCATCATCGGCGACCTCGATCCCACCGACGCCGAGAAGGTGGAGGCCCACCCGCTGCGGGTGCTCGACTCCAAGCGGCCCACCACCATCGCCGCCACCGTTGACGCCCCCCGCATCACCGACCGTCTCGGCGACGACGCCCTCGCCCGCTTCGGGCGGGTCCAGGCGGGGCTGCGGTCGGCCGGGGTGGAGTTCCGCATCGAGCCGCGCCTCGTGCGGGGCCTCGACTACTACACCCACACCACCTTCGAGTTCACGAGCGGGGCCCTCGACGCCGCGCAGTCGACCATCGGCGGGGGCGGCCGCTACGACGGCCTCGCCGAGTCGCTCGGCGGCCCCGACACCCCCGGCATCGGGTTCGGCAGCGGGATCGAACGGGTCCTGGCCACCTGCGACGCCGAGGGGGTGTTCGCCGCCACGCCGGGCGAGGTGGCCGTGTTCGTGGTCGACACCGCCGGCGGGGACACCGCCCGTGACCTGTGCGTCGAGCTGCGCCGCCACGGCGTGGCCGCCGACCGCGCCTTCGACGGACGGTCGATGAAGTCCCAGATGAAGGCCGCCGACCGCGCCGGCGCGGCGTTCGTGGCCATCGTGGGACCCGACGAGCTCGCCGCCGGTACCGTCACCGTCCGCGAGATGGCCGGCGAACGCACCCAGGAGCCGGTGCCCCGGGCCGACGTGGTCGACCACGTGCGGGCCCGACTGGCGACCTGA